A section of the Triticum dicoccoides isolate Atlit2015 ecotype Zavitan chromosome 7A, WEW_v2.0, whole genome shotgun sequence genome encodes:
- the LOC119333510 gene encoding pentatricopeptide repeat-containing protein At1g80150, mitochondrial-like encodes MLSLGALRKLCAAFDAVALTIIAAGLSHPRCRPFSARAGGHSPPPDFPTIASCRAAVAASKRRRQASSPPAEARPEGPADAEAPVLVRIKSERDPVRLYELFKANADNRVLVENRFAFEDAVARLAGARRNDLVEEILEQHKALPQGRREGFVIRIIGLYGRARMPEHALRTFREMEMYGCERTVKSLNATMKVLMQARLFDEALQLLDEASPTYGVELDDISYNTVVKMACDMGELHAAYRVMQEMEKEGVRPDVITYTTLMAAFYKNGHREVGDGLWNLMRLRGCMPTQTSYNVRIQFLINRRRGWQANDLVRKMYAAGITPDEITYNLVIKGFFVIGEHEMAKTVFGAMHGRGCKPNERIYQTMVHYLCKRREFNLAFRLCKDSMEKNWFPSVDTIHNLLKGLMVIKKDRNAREIMKLVAERKPSFSVDDVKAFQDILSHGKTGR; translated from the coding sequence ATGCTATCCCTGGGCGCCCTCCGCAAGCTCTGCGCCGCCTTCGACGCCGTCGCGCTCACCATCATCGCCGCCGGCCTCTCCCACCCCCGCTGCCGCCCCTTCTCCGCGCGCGCGGGCGGGCACTCCCCTCCGCCGGACTTCCCCACCATCGCCTCCTGCCGCGCCGCGGTCGCGGCCTCCAAGCGCCGCCGCCAGGCCTCTTCGCCCCCCGCCGAGGCGCGGCCGGAAGGGCCCGCGGACGCCGAGGCGCCGGTGCTGGTCAGGATCAAGAGCGAGCGAGACCCGGTGCGGCTGTACGAGCTGTTCAAGGCCAATGCGGACAACCGCGTGCTGGTCGAGAACCGGTTCGCGTTCGAGGACGCGGTGGCGCGTCTGGCAGGTGCTCGACGGAATGACCTCGTGGAGGAGATCCTCGAGCAGCACAAGGCGCTGCCCCAGGGAAGGCGGGAGGGGTTCGTCATCAGGATCATTGGCCTGTACGGGAGGGCCCGGATGCCGGAGCACGCGCTCCGGACCTTCAGGGAGATGGAGATGTACGGGTGCGAGCGCACGGTCAAGTCGCTCAATGCCACGATGAAGGTGCTGATGCAAGCACGGCTCTTTGATGAGGCCCTGCAGCTGTTGGACGAGGCATCACCCACGTACGGGGTTGAGCTGGATGACATTTCGTATAACACAGTGGTGAAGATGGCGTGCGACATGGGGGAGCTCCATGCAGCGTACCGGGTAATGCAGGAGATGGAGAAGGAAGGAGTGCGGCCAGATGTCATCACATACACAACACTGATGGCTGCGTTCTATAAGAATGGCCACCGTGAGGTTGGGGATGGCCTGTGGAACCTCATGAGGTTGAGGGGTTGCATGCCCACGCAAACCAGTTACAATGTAAGGATTCAGTTCCTGATCAACAGGAGAAGGGGCTGGCAGGCAAATGATCTGGTGCGGAAAATGTATGCAGCGGGGATAACACCGGATGAGATCACATATAACTTGGTTATTAAGGGATTTTTTGTGATAGGTGAGCATGAGATGGCGAAGACGGTCTTTGGTGCAATGCATGGGAGGGGATGCAAGCCAAATGAAAGGATTTACCAGACAATGGTGCATTACCTATGTAAGCGAAGGGAGTTTAATTTGGCATTCAGATTGTGCAAAGACAGCATGGAGAAGAACTGGTTTCCAAGTGTCGATACCATTCACAATCTGCTGAAAGGCCTTATGGTAATTAAAAAGGACAGGAATGCCCGAGAGATAATGAAGTTGGTTGCTGAGAGAAAACCTTCCTTCTCAGTTGATGACGTGAAGGCCTTCCAAGACATATTGTCTCATGGGAAGACTGGAAGATAA